The following are encoded together in the Diachasmimorpha longicaudata isolate KC_UGA_2023 chromosome 3, iyDiaLong2, whole genome shotgun sequence genome:
- the LOC135160334 gene encoding tetraspanin-7-like: MGKRFETIAAMACMTTLLMLFNFVFWCSGMIMLVVGIWMRMQLRDYVDMSAEGSGTALLGLACLGALVAFIATLACCCTAKGHPALLYVYGAFLAVIALLELAAGASIYTYRNCLTDGFDLGLNQSLARYGTDTNTKSRFDTMQRTLHCCGNRASTDWVDLKPPKDIPKSCCKINEDLCDPTIRSDIYTEGCYNRVIDFINSNIGLVAGGAVGVAFFPLIGVFLACCLASNINKAKYEQVA, from the exons ATGGGAAAGAGATTTGAGACGATAGCCGCGATGGCTTGCATGACGACTCTCCTGATGTTATTCAACTTCGTATTTTGG TGCAGCGGAATGATAATGCTAGTTGTCGGGATATGGATGCGGATGCAGTTGCGCGATTATGTTGACATGAGTGCTGAAGGCAGTGGAACTGCTCTTCTGGGCTTGGCATGTCTTGGGGCACTCGTTGCCTTCATCGCAACCCTCGCCTGTTGCTGCACAGCAAAAGGACATCCAGCATTACTATACGTG TATGGAGCCTTCTTAGCAGTGATTGCTCTCCTGGAGTTGGCAGCAGGAGCTTCTATCTACACATATCGTAATTGTCTAACCGACGGCTTCGACCTGGGGTTGAACCAGAGTCTCGCTCGCTATGGGACCGACACGAATACGAAAAGCCGATTTGATACCATGCAGAGGACG CTTCATTGCTGTGGTAACCGAGCTTCCACCGATTGGGTGGACTTGAAGCCACCGAAGGACATTCCCAAGTCCTGTTGCAAGATCAATGAAGATCTGTGCGACCCTACTATCCGCAGTGACATTTATACTGAG GGCTGTTACAATCGTGTAATTGATTTCATTAACTCCAACATTGGTCTAGTAGCGGGAGGTGCCGTTGGCGTGGCCTTTTTCCCATTAATTGGCGTCTTCCTCGCTTGCTGTCTTGCGAGTAATATTAATAAAGCCAAGTATGAGCAGGTGGCATAG
- the LOC135160332 gene encoding uncharacterized protein LOC135160332 isoform X1, with product MVVTTMSEEGVQIQKGLSEWWSEESVYLLQRIERWAALARGYNRLRSHKFSRGRLTFGEVLEDDEERYISTDFESLRRSERMKSRSPDESRRINCCGTFNYQSNNRLDSTCLETYRYDHSIYFKTIGDIKRSKSGEHVGCKEDGDRCSDDEKVEWDVRVVNNSVAARGFTADRQMIVMSDGEVGWDCLDQYSSENVEKNRNVWPVVDISKLDTGKNCPDFSRKVVHQEDDQEDQRNNNALTQTFVSRSKSSLELKTQQSMTRILSFRTKRSPKVVQRPMVCGAGNVSWPGVLLTYTPSYIDPAIASSHNQVVKIK from the coding sequence ATGGTAGTTACTACGATGTCTGAAGAAGGTGTACAGATCCAAAAAGGCTTGTCCGAGTGGTGGAGTGAAGAGAGTGTGTATCTCCTCCAGAGGATAGAGCGATGGGCAGCACTGGCACGTGGTTACAATCGCCTCAGGTCCCACAAGTTCTCGAGGGGTCGACTGACCTTTGGAGAAGTGTTGGAAGACGATGAGGAGCGATACATATCCACAGATTTCGAGTCTCTCAGACGTTCCGAGAGAATGAAATCGAGATCTCCGGATGAATCAAGGAGAATCAACTGTTGTGGGACCTTTAATTATCAATCTAACAATAGATTGGATAGTACGTGCTTGGAGACATACCGATACGATCACAGTATCTACTTCAAGACCATTGGGGACATCAAGAGAAGCAAAAGTGGAGAACATGTCGGGTGCAAAGAAGATGGGGATCGGTGCTCGGATGATGAGAAAGTTGAATGGGACGTGCGAGTTGTGAATAATTCTGTTGCTGCGAGGGGTTTCACCGCTGATCGACAGATGATCGTGATGTCCGATGGTGAAGTTGGTTGGGATTGTTTGGACCAATATTCGTCAGAGAATGTGGAGAAGAACAGAAACGTCTGGCCTGTTGTCGATATCAGCAAGCTTGACACAGGGAAAAATTGCCCTGACTTCAGCCGAAAGGTCGTCCACCAAGAAGATGATCAAGAGGATCAGCGGAACAATAATGCCCTGACTCAGACCTTTGTAAGTAGAAGTAAATCGTCACTGGAATTGAAAACTCAGCAGAGCATGACGAGGATTCTGAGTTTCAGGACGAAACGATCGCCGAAGGTTGTCCAACGGCCGATGGTCTGTGGGGCCGGTAATGTATCCTGGCCCGGGGTCTTATTGACTTATACACCGAGCTACATTGATCCTGCTATAGCGTCTTCACATAATCAAGtcgtgaaaattaaataa
- the LOC135160332 gene encoding uncharacterized protein LOC135160332 isoform X2 encodes MVVTTMSEEGVQIQKGLSEWWSEESVYLLQRIERWAALARGYNRLRSHKFSRGRLTFGEVLEDDEERYISTDFESLRRSERMKSRSPDESRRINCCGTFNYQSNNRLDSTCLETYRYDHSIYFKTIGDIKRSKSGEHVGCKEDGDRCSDDEKVEWDVRVVNNSVAARGFTADRQMIVMSDGEVGWDCLDQYSSENVEKNRNVWPVVDISKLDTGKNCPDFSRKVVHQEDDQEDQRNNNALTQTFDETIAEGCPTADGLWGR; translated from the exons ATGGTAGTTACTACGATGTCTGAAGAAGGTGTACAGATCCAAAAAGGCTTGTCCGAGTGGTGGAGTGAAGAGAGTGTGTATCTCCTCCAGAGGATAGAGCGATGGGCAGCACTGGCACGTGGTTACAATCGCCTCAGGTCCCACAAGTTCTCGAGGGGTCGACTGACCTTTGGAGAAGTGTTGGAAGACGATGAGGAGCGATACATATCCACAGATTTCGAGTCTCTCAGACGTTCCGAGAGAATGAAATCGAGATCTCCGGATGAATCAAGGAGAATCAACTGTTGTGGGACCTTTAATTATCAATCTAACAATAGATTGGATAGTACGTGCTTGGAGACATACCGATACGATCACAGTATCTACTTCAAGACCATTGGGGACATCAAGAGAAGCAAAAGTGGAGAACATGTCGGGTGCAAAGAAGATGGGGATCGGTGCTCGGATGATGAGAAAGTTGAATGGGACGTGCGAGTTGTGAATAATTCTGTTGCTGCGAGGGGTTTCACCGCTGATCGACAGATGATCGTGATGTCCGATGGTGAAGTTGGTTGGGATTGTTTGGACCAATATTCGTCAGAGAATGTGGAGAAGAACAGAAACGTCTGGCCTGTTGTCGATATCAGCAAGCTTGACACAGGGAAAAATTGCCCTGACTTCAGCCGAAAGGTCGTCCACCAAGAAGATGATCAAGAGGATCAGCGGAACAATAATGCCCTGACTCAGACCTTT GACGAAACGATCGCCGAAGGTTGTCCAACGGCCGATGGTCTGTGGGGCCGGTAA
- the LOC135160337 gene encoding uncharacterized protein LOC135160337 — MHVVKLLLIICCLWTNVLAGRRCTTIMQAGSEPYEFKIVDGNPILEGLDKTTTSWYKTINWKQAIDNNLKLTYKRDELRDNSWWHSKSQGTADLCNFLISGEAGSWAHMVREALGLAEGCGVEGEVKVNGGYFSGGFCRDVNLDTKDGWNSKQRLLLDVEDDSGTKLLTGVVDLI, encoded by the exons aTGCACGTCGTCAAACTGCTTCTCATCATTTGCTGCCTCTGGACAAATGTCCTG GCTGGCCGACGTTGTACAACAATTATGCAAGCTGGCTCGGAACCATATGAATTTAAGATAGTTGATGGCAACCCCATATTGGAAGGATTGGATAAGACCACGACAAGTTGGTATAAAACCATCAATTGGAAACAAGCAATCGACAACAATCTGAAG CTGACATACAAAAGAGATGAATTACGAGACAATAGCTGGTGGCATTCGAAGAGTCAGGGTACAGCGGATCTGTGCAATTTCCTAATATCAGGGGAAGCGGGCTCTTGGGCTCACATGGTACGCGAAGCACTAGGATTAGCGGAAGGATGTGGAGTCGAA GGAGAGGTAAAGGTCAACGGAGGTTACTTCTCTGGTGGATTTTGCAGAGATGTCAATTTGGACACCAAGGATGGCTGGAACTCAAAACAAAGACTCCTCCTCGACGTCGAGGACGACAGTGGAACTAAATTACTAACAGGAGTAGTCGATTTGATATGA
- the LOC135160335 gene encoding uncharacterized protein LOC135160335, giving the protein MEYIGMGDARQCTKIIVQLCFILCYLSANANALGPAAQIRCVTIVQSNANPYRITDENAVLKGMNQSTTSWYRSIRWNQDVEKDLKLTYRREEYRHNGREEWFDLKNEGSADLCNMRIVTESGSWIHVIREALGIAEGCPVPAGQVNVDGGFFNGVKCRRINLDTTDQWSSNPKQRLSLQVKDSNGNEVLTGALDLFSDSVL; this is encoded by the exons ATGGAATACATAGGCATGGGTGATGCCCGTCAGTGTacgaaaataattgttcaacTATGCTTCATCCTTTGTTACCTCAGCGCGAACGCCAATGCCTTGGGCCCAGCA GCTCAAATTCGTTGCGTGACAATTGTGCAATCGAATGCAAACCCCTATCGAATTACTGATGAGAATGCCGTCTTGAAAGGGATGAACCAGTCTACGACAAGCTGGTACCGTAGCATCCGCTGGAAccaagatgttgaaaaagaTCTGAAG CTGACATATCGCAGGGAGGAATACCGACATAATGGTCGCGAAGAGTGGTTTGACTTGAAGAACGAGGGTTCAGCTGATCTGTGCAATATGAGAATAGTAACGGAGTCTGGATCCTGGATTCACGTCATTCGAGAAGCTCTCGGAATAGCGGAGGGATGTCCAGTACCAGcg GGCCAGGTCAATGTCGATGGAGGCTTCTTCAACGGCGTAAAATGCAGAAGAATTAACTTGGATACCACTGATCAATGGTCATCAAATCCTAAACAAAGACTTTCCCTCCAAGTGAAAGACAGTAATGGTAATGAAGTACTCACAGGAGCACTTGACCTTTTCTCAGATTCCgttctttaa
- the LOC135160290 gene encoding uncharacterized protein LOC135160290 isoform X1, whose amino-acid sequence MNTTNSPAIGRHNPPIIMPQDISILYNMILSYRARVIIGRSCYALPSSTSYSLSFRALPRSHSSESTDTALLLPVLHLPFPPSCSEFTLLYLAHLSSNISPLTHCTYLLDAYATRVGDQRRGGALDAPHFLSPSHHLLRLPLFGIYQLHRIMRINTRERSLQDQRRRYSIASLQQARTITWIRTSFFKITTAYDISHSPHPPSIIVYKHFPNKFTIQRRRERFRCTYTHVTSISYLQNWCVHNVYVVSNKWQLFQQSISATTRATRITLNLGAAPTKPKPTPFYLYFHLPRMFEGIVDALFRLAVLSALSSHRTTTTNYPKPSQAQSPRFTLCLQRATDKSPSNHCRSVALTFLGHATCCIKLEIKNSHNDSPWHLILMRCQDLMIPPSPSSAPR is encoded by the coding sequence ATGAATACTACAAACTCCCCCGCCATTGGACGACATAATCCTCCAATCATAATGCCTCAAGATATATCCATTctatataatatgatattatcatATCGCGCTCGAGTTATTATTGGTCGGTCTTGCTATGCCCTACCCTCATCTACCTCCTACTCCTTATCCTTTCGCGCTCTCCCCCGCTCCCATTCTTCGGAGTCAACGGATACGGCGCTGCTCTTGCCTGTACTTCACCTCCCTTTCCCTCCCTCCTGCAGCGAATTTACCCTTCTCTATCTCGCACACCTCTCATCCAATATCTCCCCTCTCACTCACTGTACCTACCTCCTCGACGCATACGCTACTCGAGTTGGAGACCAACGTAGAGGTGGGGCTCTCGACGCGCCgcattttctctctccctctcaccaTCTCCTCCGCCTTCCCCTTTTTGGTATATACCAGCTTCACCGAATTATGAGGATCAATACGCGGGAGAGAAGCTTGCAAGACCAGCGCCGACGCTACTCTATCGCCAGTCTCCAACAAGCGCGGACCATCACCTGGATCAggacatcattttttaaaatcacaaCAGCATATGACATATCACATTCacctcatcctccctcaatcatTGTTTACAAGCATTTTCCCAACAAATTTACAATACAGAGGAGAAGGGAGAGATTTAGATGTACGTATACACACGTGACCAGCATATCATACCTGCAGAATTGGTGTGTGCACAACGTGTATGTTGTATCCAACAAATGGCAACTGTTCCAACAATCGATATCAGCCACCACACGAGCAACTCGTATAACGCTCAACCTCGGTGCCGCACCGACTAAACCCAAGCCAACCCCCTTTTACCTGTATTTCCATCTCCCTCGTATGTTTGAGGGAATCGTGGATGCTCTGTTTCGCTTAGCTGTTCTCTCTGCACTGTCGTCACACCGTACAACCACCACAAACTACCCCAAACCCTCCCAAGCCCAAAGTCCGCGTTTCACTTTGTGTCTACAACGCGCTACCGACAAGAGCCCTAGTAACCATTGTCGCTCAGTTGCATTGACTTTTTTGGGCCACGCAACTTGTTGCataaaattagaaataaaaaattctcacaacGATTCTCCCTGGCATTTGATTTTAATGAGATGTCAGGATCTAAtgattcccccctccccctcctccgcCCCTAGATAA
- the LOC135160336 gene encoding uncharacterized protein LOC135160336 → MHSHQSIKLVSTMYIVQLFVIIWYLCGEAHAANKYTSMRCATIIQADSAPYEYRIADDNPLLTGMNKSTTGWYRSINWKQDVKSGLKLSYKRDELKDPNSWWYERAKGTVDLCDLRLRDEAGSWAYLVRDALGIAEGCPVPAGDVKTDGGFFSGGRCRDVTLDTTDSWGYNRKHRLFLDVTDDGGNKLLEGVLDVF, encoded by the exons ATGCACAGTCATCAGTCTATCAAATTAGTCAGCACAATGTACATCGTACAATTATTCGTCATAATTTGGTACCTCTGCGGAGAGGCTCATGCAGCAAATAAATAT ACTTCAATGCGCTGCGCAACCATAATCCAAGCAGACTCAGCACCCTACGAATATCGAATTGCTGATGACAACCCACTATTGACAGGTATGAACAAGTCCACAACGGGTTGGTATCGCAGCATTAATTGGAAACAAGATGTCAAATCGGGTTTGAAG CTGTCGTACAAGAGGGATGAATTGAAGGATCCAAATTCATGGTGGTACGAGAGGGCTAAGGGTACGGTTGATCTGTGTGATTTGAGATTAAGAGACGAGGCTGGCTCCTGGGCTTATCTTGTCCGGGATGCCCTTGGAATAGCAGAGGGATGTCCTGTACCAGCG GGAGACGTGAAAACTGATGGTGGTTTTTTCTCTGGTGGACGATGCAGAGATGTTACATTGGACACCACCGACTCCTGGGGATACAATCGAAAGCACAGGTTGTTCCTCGATGTGACAGATGATGGTGGTAATAAATTACTTGAAGGAGTCCTCGATGTTTTCTAA